Sequence from the Nostoc sp. PCC 7120 = FACHB-418 genome:
TACATAGTTACCCCGGCTCAATTCTTGCCTTTCGCCAGAGGGCAGGACGTGCGGGGAGGCAGGAAGCAGGACTATTGGTGTTTATTCCGTCGAAAAGGTCGATTATGGATTCTTACTACGCCAATTACCCAGAACGCCTTTTATCTGATCCTCCAGAAATTATCAACTTTAACCACAATTATGAAACAACTTTAGAGCAGCATATTCTCGCTTGTTGCAAGGAAAGTAAACCGACACAGGCTCAAATTGCCCGACATTTTGGTAGTTCTGGTAATGCGATCGCCCGACAGTTAATCGGTAATAATCAACTGATCTTCAGCTACAATCAAAGACTGACAACTAATCGAAATCTCGGTTATGTCCATTCAAAAATTAAAGTTAGAGGCAACACCAATCAAAACATCAGTTATATTAATCAAGATAGCGCAGAAGAGTTTGAGGAAAGTTCGGCATCTTCTGCACTAAGAGAAGTTTACCCTGGTGCCATATATCTTGCTCAAGATTTTGATGGCAATCCCGTACAGTATAAATCACAAGAGCTAAATTTAACCGAAGGGAAAGCAATTCTCAAGCCAATAGAGGCAACCAATTTATTTAGTCGTCCTGAAGGAAGTCTAAATTTCGAGGAAATTAAAATTGTTGGGGAAGCCAAAATTATCAATCTTCCCCAAGGGGCTGCTAGATTTACACCTGTTTCAGCCAAAATCAAAGAAGAAATTTATGGCTACAACTTGTACAGGCTGGAACAAAAATGGACTTGCACTAATAACAGATGTCGCAACTTCAATTTAAATTTAACTGGGCATTTACAAACTTGCCCTGCTTGTAAAATCCAACTGATTGAACGAGAATTTGTCGAACTATTGGAGGAAAATAAATACGAAGAATCACTTGCTCTTAACTACAATACATTCTGCGTCAGGGTTGAAATTAACGCTGATGCACGAAAATATTTTTCAGTTTTGGTCAAAAATCACAGAAAAGAAATACTTAATAAACAGAAATATATTACCAATGAGGAGAAACAACTATTTGAAAGCAATGAAACCCAAATTTGCGTTCATACTCTCGCTCATCACCTTATACTCAGTTTACCACTTGTCGAACATGGAGCAAACAGTCGAGATATAGATTTCATGTTAGTAGAAGTGCCGTCTAATACTAAGATAGTTGGCTATTTCTTTGATACTTGTGAACATGGTACAGGTATGTGTGATACCCTCATCAAGTATTTAGAGACTGCCTTTATTAAGGCAAAGTTCCTAGTCGATAATTGTCCTTGTAAATACGGCTGCTCTTCTTGTACAACAATTCAACGCTGTCCTGATGATAACGAAGCACTGTTTAAATCAGTTGGGTTATCTCTACTAAAGGAAATAATCAATCCAATAGAGACAAGAACTATTAATCAATAGTTAAGATAATCCTATCCAGCTTGGGTAGGATTATTTTTTTA
This genomic interval carries:
- a CDS encoding DEAD/DEAH box helicase, which translates into the protein MNQPEWLEANKQVYSKEHGVIHIAAIIEKNLYFKKGSLNQIIFDWEHEVNSGNLLPLNQAPTGKSILYQEIAAILDGSGKLQSCEVIPAQEAKLYPIPDDIHPLVKLALSKSGITQLYSHQVEAWQAYKKGKDIILQTPTSSGKSISFLIPIIHECLKGKSALVFFNLKALAFDQVEKIRSFVSHLDENIRPQILNINGDIPPQERKLLYSNQPSILCVTPDVWNHELNNYQFDSNWGFRETIRKLSIIVCDEMHFYQGIFGSHFALLNRRTQLMIESVGNDISKLQYIFASATISNSSEIAQKISNREEQSNLAIIDQSGAKRSEITFISLKPRNNTFYQTAQFAAMLVSKGIVGICFCDSRELVKVLTNAIRKALIEMQLPHLGESISAFYGSMKANQRNKIIADIQSGKVKFIISTSALEAGLDIGCIDATIVHSYPGSILAFRQRAGRAGRQEAGLLVFIPSKRSIMDSYYANYPERLLSDPPEIINFNHNYETTLEQHILACCKESKPTQAQIARHFGSSGNAIARQLIGNNQLIFSYNQRLTTNRNLGYVHSKIKVRGNTNQNISYINQDSAEEFEESSASSALREVYPGAIYLAQDFDGNPVQYKSQELNLTEGKAILKPIEATNLFSRPEGSLNFEEIKIVGEAKIINLPQGAARFTPVSAKIKEEIYGYNLYRLEQKWTCTNNRCRNFNLNLTGHLQTCPACKIQLIEREFVELLEENKYEESLALNYNTFCVRVEINADARKYFSVLVKNHRKEILNKQKYITNEEKQLFESNETQICVHTLAHHLILSLPLVEHGANSRDIDFMLVEVPSNTKIVGYFFDTCEHGTGMCDTLIKYLETAFIKAKFLVDNCPCKYGCSSCTTIQRCPDDNEALFKSVGLSLLKEIINPIETRTINQ